The Porphyromonas sp. oral taxon 275 DNA window GAAGATGTTCTTCCGCTCATAGTCCAGCTCATCCCAGGTATGAAGCATGACGCACATATCGTGCCCTCGATATACATAGTAGCGCAGGAGCACATAGTTCACCTGATGGCGCAGCATCCGCCCGCGATAGTCGCGCGTCACGACGTAGAGCGTCCTGTCGAAGTAGGCAGCACGCGCCTCCAACTTCGTGATAGCCTCAGCGAAGGTAGCCATCGGCGTATAGCGCTGAGGCGGTGTGAAGAGCGTATCAATGCGCTCGACGTAGAAGAGCAGCATCTTTTTAGGCTCAACGGCACCCGCTTCGTAGACGAAGAGTGGCAGCTCGAGCGAGTCCTGCGGCCCCTTCCACACAGGGCGCAGCGAGAGCCAGCCTTTATTCTTCGGGCGATTCTTGAACCCTAGCTCCTCGTAGGGACGAGCAAGGTAAGCCTTGAAGCGCGGGGCAAAGTCCCGCATCCGCTCCATCCGCGGCGAGCGCTGATAGTCAAAGAGCAGGTAGGTCGTGTCCGCAGGCGCGGCGACCTCCACCGAGGCCTTCGCCCCGAAGCCAAGCCCCCAGAGCGCGAGCAAAAGAAAAGCGAGATAGCGTGAATAGCTCATACGACAAAGACATAAGCACAGCTCCTCGGAGCATGCTCGGAGGCATGCGGCAGGGGCGGCAGTGAGCGCTCAGTGCTCCCCCAGCCCTACGAACGCCGAACCCTGCCCCAAGGGCCAGCCATCGGGCCGCGATCCCGAGCGGAGCACAAGCTGCAGACAGCACGGCCTCGAGGGCTCGTCCGAGACAAAGTTAATCATTAACCACACAGATAGATACGTCCTGAATAAAGCAAGTTTTTAAGGAAGGGGAAGTGCCCCTAGAGAGGCGCTCTGAGGCTATTTCGGAGCGAGCTCGAGCCCCAGCCGCAGGCTGCAGCCCGAGCGCTCGGAGCCAAGCTCACCCGCGCTGAGGGGTATCCGTCGGCGCCCTGAGGGGCATCAGTCACGCGGCTGAGGGACGGCAGTCAGCACGCTGATGGATATCCCTCAGCGTGCTCTACCGCCAGGCGGAGGCTGCTGAGGGTTCACCCTCGAGGAGCGCCGCAGCTCTGCGGGCAGCTATCTGCTCCTTAGCGGCAGAGGAGCGCCAGGCGCGGGAGGGCGCCAGCGCTAGCCCAGCGGGGCAGGATGTGCCGAGGGCTCGCGATACAGCCCAAGATCAAGACAAGGCACCAAGCCAAAGCGCCTTAGAGCGGATCTACGAGCCGCACATCCACCCGAGCCCAGCCTGCGGGGGACGAGGTATAAAAATAGCTGTATATTTGCCGCCGAAGAAAAGCGAACCCTGCTCCTAGCTCTAGCTAAGGACATTAGGCAGCACCTGCTGCCCTCGGCTCTACGTTGCGGTGAAACCTGAGAAATTTCCAAGCAAGCAATTCGGGAGCGGAGGGTAAGGATCGGTGCATAGGCGTATGCGTGGGCGCTATTCTTTATCCAGTACGAATTGCGGGCATTCTCAGGGCCTCACCGAGTATGTGTTGAGATAGCGTCCACGCTATCTTCCGTAATTCATGGGATAGGATAGGTTCTGCCGCCCAATGACTTGACACCGGCTCCCCCCTTAGATCTCAAGGGGCGGGGCTGGTGCATGTCGCGCCTTGGCTCAGGCCTCCCCCCGACGACATCAGACTATGCTCCAGGTTCTCTACCAGAGGTATCCCCTCCTGGTACATCTAGGCTATAGCCTCCTCTTGCTCCTCTCCGCCACGGCTTGTCAGCCTGAGGCTGAGGGCAGCTACACCAGCCGAGCGCGCGCCGAGACCGCAGGCCAGCACGAGGCCGCGGACCCCATCCGCCTACTCTCCGAGCTCTCGGAGGCCTTCGCCGAGGATAGCGTCCCACTGGCACGCATCCTAGGCGCTAGCCCCGCTAGTCTCTCGCGCCTGATGAGCCGCGAGAGCAGCCCGACCCCCGAGTTCCGACAGCAGCTGAGCTCCACGCACCGCCTCTACCGTCAGTCGGGGCGCGACACGCGGATACTGCGGCAGCAGCTCGACCCCGAGTACAAGTGGTACGAGTACGTCCTGCACTACCCGCTACTCTATCCGCTGCATCCCCTGCTGCTGGTGCTAGTACTGCTCATTCTCTACAGGCTCCACCGACATCCGCTGGTGCTGATCCTCCCCCTATTCACCCTCTTCTTCCTCTGGATCGTAGCCCTCATCTATACGAGCCTCACCCCCTGCCGAGGCACGCATGACCACTATCGTCAGCAGCTCAACCCCAAGGTCGAGCGCCCGCGAGAGGCTCACCGCCCGAGCTAGCTGCTGCGAGACGGGCATACGCCCTCAGACAAAAAGCCTTACCTTTGAAGGGGCGAAGGACTATCCTTCGCCCCTTCCTTATATCCGCTATGCAGTCCGCCCCCCCATCTCCCGAGTTCTCTCGCCTGGTGAGCGCCCTACGCTTCCCCCTGATCCTCCTGGTCGTCTCGGCGCATCTGCTGCCGACGCAGCTACGGCGCCCGCAGGTGGAGGAGCACTATATCTACTCCTATCTGGTCGAGCTGGTGAGCCACGTCCTGGCGCGCGTGGCCGTGCCGCTCTTCTTCTTTATCTCGGGCTACTTCTCCTTCTGGGCGAAGGACTGGCGCCGTCGTGAGGTCTTCCTTCCCGCCTGGCGCAAGCGCCTCCGTAGCGTCCTGCAGCCCTTCCTCCTATGGAATGCGCTGGCCTTCGTCCTACTGAGTGCCTACAGCGCCGTGACCACCGCACTCGGCGGCAGCCCAGCAGCGCACCACGATCCGAGCTGGACGCAGCTGCCGCACTACTTCACCGACCAGGTGCTGGACTACCCGCTGTGGTTCATGCGCGACCTCATCTGCCTGACGCTGCTCTCGCCCCTCATCTACTATCTGCTGGGCCTCAGCCGCGGCTGGATCCTGCTGCCGCTGGCCCTGCTCTTCGTCCTCGACCGCGAGATGAGCGTGGCGATGCTGGGCTCACGCGCCCTCTTCTTCTTCCCCCTAGGCGGCTGGATGGCCATCGAGCAGCTCGACCCGATCAAGGCCCTACGGCGCCTGCGCTACCCGCTGCTAGGGCTGGCGCTAGTCCTAGCGCTGGCCATACCCTTCTGCTCCTACGGCGCCGCCTATCCCTACTACCGCTATGTGCTCAATAGCTTCATCCTCACGGGCTGCCTCTCGGTACTGGCCTGGGGGCAGCAGCTGCTGGCGCTCCCCCCGCGACTCCTCGAGCGCTCCGCCGCCCTCAGTAGGTATGTGATGTATATCTACGCGGCACACGCCCTGCTGCTGCTCGACCTCGGGCGCTGGCTTGCCTACCTCTGGGCGCCGCTACGCCCCAGCGGCGCACTTCCTCTGCTGGGCTATCTGCTGACCTGGGGGCTGACGGTAGGGCTCTGCTTCCTGACCTTCGCCCTCTTCAAGCGCCTAGCCCCCCGCCTGCTGGCCTTGCTCTACGGCGCCCGCCTCTAGCCCCTGAGGCGAACTAAGGCCTTGCCCGCCGAGCCCTCCACGCTCAGCGGCGCACGCCGTCTCAGGCAAGCCATCCCCCATCCGCCGTCCCTTCGTACCTCACGACGAAGCAGCTCACACAAAGCACGAAGCCCTGCGGGACGACACTCGGTCGTCGCGCAGGGCTTCGTCTTTACCTACACTTGGACAGCCGTAGAGGCCGCCGTGCTAGTGGGCGAACTGGTCGAAGAGCTGCAGCGGATCACGCTCCGCCCAGTACCAGTGCGTATAGCCAGCCAGCACGCCGCCCACACGGTACAGCAGCGTCGGCGCCGCCTCACCGCGTGCCGTACGCTGCCCCCCGAGGGTCTCGAGGCCTTCGGAGGCCTCTACGATGCTGGAGTAGTGGAACTCATGCCCGCGCCACAGCTCCGTCCCCACCGTGAGCTCACGGTAGCCGAGCCTGAGGCGCATGCCCTCCATCGTAGCCTCCATATCGAGCACGCCACACATACGCCAGGCGCGCCCCTCCTCATCACGGATAGCACGGCAGAGGTACATCATCCCCCCGCACTCAGCCAGCACACGGCCGCCCTCGGCCACGTGGGCCGCTATGGTGCTGCGGCTCGTCGAGGCAGCCTCCAGCTCCTCGAGGTAGAACTCTGGGTAGCCCCCCGGCAGGTACAGCAGGTCGCAGGGAGGCAGCGGCTCATCGGCCAGTGGGGAGAAGAAGCTCACCGAGCCCAGCTCCGCCAGGCGGTGTATGTTCTCCTCGTAGATGAAGTTGAAGGCTTCGTCCCGCGCTACCACTACACGCAGCGAGCCCTCGGGGGCAGGGCGTGCGGGAGGCGGGGGGAGGCAAGGGCGCATGCAGAGCTCCAGGAGCCCATCGAGGTCCACGTGCTGCTCCAGCAGGTCAGCCACATGCTCGGGCAGATCATCCAGCTCGGCCAGCTCCTCCAGCGAGAGGCCGAGGTGACGCGAGGGTACCTCCAGCAGCTTTGTCTTGGGGATATAGCCCAGCGGACGTACGCCAGCGTCTTCGGCTGCCTCACGGAGGAAGCGATAATGGTTCTCCGAGGCCACGCGATTGAAGACCACACCGACGACCTCTGCCTCGGGGCGGAAGTTCTTGAAGCCGTAGAGGATGGCGCCCACCGAATAGGCAGAGGAGCGCGCATCGATGAGCAGCACCACGGGCGCCCCGACCGTCGCGGCGACCTCGTAGGACGAGCCCTGCATACGCACGTAGCCGTCGTAGAGCCCCATCACACCCTCCAGCACCGCCACCTCGGCCCCGGCCGTGCGGCGCGCATAGACCTGACGCACGTGCTCAGGGCTCATCATATAGAGGTCTAGATTGGTCGAGGGCTGGCCGCTGGCTAGCTCGTGGAACTTCGGGTCGATATAGTCAGGCCCGCACTTGAAGCTAGCTACCTGCAGTCCGCGGCGGCGTAGCGCGCGCAGCAGACCGAGCGTGAAGGTCGTCTTGCCACTGCCAGAGCTGGCGGCAGCGACAAGGAGCTGGGGGATCATCTTATTCATAGGAAAGGGATAGGATACTTGGGTAAGAGGTGTAAGGCTTGCACGTCGTCGGCGTGCTAGCTAGCGCAGCGCCTATGGTTAGAGCCGCGTCTGCCAGTGGAAGCAGCCCGGCCAGGGGCTGAGGTCAAGCTGCAGTGGCTGCGCGGAGAGGGCGTAGAGCGCGGCGCCCGAGCCCGTCAGGAGGGCGAAGTCCGCCCCTGCCGCGTAGAGCGCCGCCTTGAGGGCCGCTAGCTCGGGATGTCGGGGGAAGAGGCTCGGCTCGAAGTCATTGACCAGCCGTTCACGCCACTCCTCGAGCGGCGCGGCCAGCACCTCCTCGATGCTGTAGCCCTTGGGCGCTATCGGCAGCAGCCCGCGGAAGGCCTCCGCCGTCGAGATATGCAGCTGTGGCTTGACGACCGTCAGCCAGCGCCCCTCGAGCTGCGGCAGCTCCAGCGGACTAAGGACTTCGCCGATGCCACGCGCCACGGCGGGCCTATTGGCAATGAAGACGGGGCAGTCTGCCCCGAGCGTCAGTGCCACGCGCTCCAGCTCGGCATCCGTGAGCGCGCAGCCCGTGAGCTCGCGCAGCGCCGTCAGGGTAAAGCTCGCATCGGCCGATCCGCCGCCCATGCCCGCACCCGAGGGGATCTCCTTCTTTAGGCGAAGAATCACCGCAGGGATAGGCACGAGCTCACGCAGCGCTCGGACGGCACGCAGCACAAGGTTATCCTCCACGGCACCGAGATCTGCCCCTACCGCACCCTCGAGCTGGAGGCGATCCGTCCCCGACTCGGGCTGCAGCTCTAGCTCCAGCGTATCGACTAGGGGTATCGGGAGGAAGGCGGTCTCCAGTAGATGGTAGCCGTCGGCGCGGCGCCCCGTGACGAAGAGCCCGAGGTTTAGCTTGGCATTGGGGTAAACGATCATTGCTGCGAAGATTCTTACGAGCCTGTATAAAAGCAGAGCGCGAGACCAGCTAAGTACCCTTAGTCCGTCTCGCGCTCTTCGTCTTGTACGCGGGATGAGATTTGAACTCACACGCCGTAACCGGCACTACCCCCTCAAAGTAGCGTGTCTACCAATTTCACCACCCGCGTATCTATGTTTGCTCTCGGAGAAACGACGCTCTGTTTCGCTCAGAGGTGTGCCCGGGACAGGAATCGAACCTGCACGTCTTTTGAACACTCGCACCTGAAACGAGCGCGTCTACCAATTCCGCCACCCGGGCGCTTTCCGTTTGCACTGCAAAGATAGTGCAAATCTTGTTTCCCTCCAAATCCTCCCCGCAAGCAAGCTCGCGCCAGCCCCTTCTCTCCATATCGTCCCACCGCTCATCGCCCTCCTCTCACTCGAAGAAAAGCACTGCAGTAACCACTGCACCAGTCACTTCCCCTCCACCCGCAGGCTGCCCTATACTCCAGCCACAGCGCCCCGCCCCTATCTTCACAGCAAAGGCCTCCCACACTCCCCATCGAAGCACCCCAAGCCCCCCGCCGAATGATGACTCGCAAGAAATCCAATCCCGCTCCGCCCCTCACCCCAGACTGCCTTTGTCCTTAGCCCAGTGCTGCCAGCCCTCCAGCTAAGCGCACCCAACCTTCCAGCAAAGCCCGTCAAGTCTTCAAGCCGAGCCCACAGCCAAGCCCTAACCCCACGAGGGATATCCCTCAGCCTCCTGACTGATATCCCCCACGCCTCCCATTGACGTCTCTCATCCCGCTGACTGATATCCCTCACCACCCCTCACTGACGCCCCTCTGCCCACCGACTAATATCCCTCCCCTCCTCCAGCCAATAAGGACCAGCGACTGTACAAGCCCCCAGCAAAGTCAGCCGTTCCGAGCCCAAAGTACGCAGCCCTGGAAAGGCAAACACCTCCTGAGTAGGCTAGATACGCAATGAATGAAGCCCGCAAAGTCGACCCACAATTGATCCTTCCACCCCTTATCTAAGAAGATAAGGCTACTCCCCTGCGAGAAGGCCGCTTTACTACTCCTCCGAGGGAAAGGCGCAGCTATGCAAATGGGCAAGCCCGAGAGCAAGCTAACAGAGGCGCTGGAAGTAGGCTGAGAGAAGAGACGAAGCACTCGGAAGAATAGACGAAGCAAGCCAAAGGAAAGATTACCACACTGTCAGGACAGACTTTGCCCTTCGATAGAAATCCTCCTCTCCTTGACACAATCAAGCCTGCTACTCTTGTTGGCAGCAGGGCGGAGCTTCAACGGGAGGAGGCAGGCTCTACTGGACGGCGGACTATACTTGGGAGTTGGAGGCTTAATAATAAGATAACAGAGAGCTATATGCGCAGCTGGTAGCGAGCAGCCCACTGGCGATAAAAGCACTTTCAATGCTGGGCGACAGGCTTTGTCGTCGGGGGTATGAGCGGCGTGTGCTTGGCTGGTAGCTTGGGCGACGTACAGAACGAGCGGCAGACGGGGGCTCTGCTCGCAGGAGTGCTTGCACTGCTGGCGACAGGCTTTGCCGTCGGGGGTATGCGTGGCGTGTGCTTGGCTGGCAGCTCGGTCGATGCACGGCTGGCCGCTGGAGGCAATTCTGCTGGCGGAGCGGAGAGTAGGCAGGCTGAGGTAAGCGGCGGCGCTGTTAGTAGGAAGCGCTGCTGCCCTCGTGCGGTGATCTGAGTGCCAGCTCGCAGCAGGGCACAAAAAAAGAGCGGGTGCGATCGCTTCTGCAATCACACCCGCTCATCCTAAAATGGCGGCTACCTACTCTCCCACTTTCGCAGTACCATCGGCACAATTGGGCTTAACTTCTCTGTTCGGAATGGGAAGAGGTGGAACCCCAACGTTATAACCACCTAAATATCTCAATATCTAGACAATCATTGACTTGATAAAAACATCCGATACTCACCACCGTAGCGCTAAGTCGGTATACAACCACGCGCGCAAAAACTTTCGGGCTATTAGTACTACTCGGCTTTGATGTCACCATCTTTACACCTGTAGCCTATCAAGGTCATCGTCTTTAACCACCCTTATAATGAGATCTAATCTTGAGGCAAGCTTCGTACTTAGATGCTTTCAGCACTTATCTCAACCGAACGTAGCTACTCGGCACTACACCTGGCGGTATAACCGATAGACCAGCGGTTCGTCCAACACGGTCCTCTCGTACTAGTGTCAGGCCCCCTCAAATCTCAAACGCCCACAACAGATAGAGACCGAACTGTCTCACGACGTTCTGAACCCAGCTCGCGTGCCACTTTAATGGGCGAACAGCCCAACCCTTGGGACCTTCTCCAGCCCCAGGATGTGACGAGCCGACATCGAGGTGCCAAACCGCTCCGTCGATATGAGCTCTTGGGAGCGATCAGCCTGTTATCCCCGGAGTACCTTTTATCCTTTGAGCGATGGCCCTTCCATACGGAACCACCGGATCACTATGCTCTAGTTTCCTACCTGTGCGACTTGTTAGTCTCCCAGTCAAGCACCCTTGTGCCATTACACTCTACGACCGGTTACCAATCGGTCTGAGGGTACCTTTAGAAGCCTCCGTTACTCTTTTGGAGGCGACCACCCCAGTCAAACTACCCACCATGCAATGTCCTCGCATCCGCGAGTTAGAACCCAAATAACAAAAGGGCCGTATTTCAACGGCGACTCCACGAATACTGGCGTACCCGATTCATAGTCTCCGGCCTATCCTACACATTTGTTACCCAAATCCAATGCAAAGCTATAGTAAAGGTTCACGGGGTCTTTTCGTCCCGTTGCGGGTAATCGGCATCTTCACCGATACTACAATTTCACCGAGCTCGCGGTTGAGACAGTACCCAGATCGTTACACCATTCGTGCAGGTCGGAACTTACCCGACAAGGAATTTCGCTACCTTAGGACCGTTATAGTTACGGCCGCCGTTTACTGGGGCTTCAATTCAATGCTTCTCTTGCGATGACATCTCCTCTTAACCTTCCAGCACCGGGCAGGTGTCAGGCTATATACAGTATCTTTCGATTTAGCATAGCCATGTGTTTTTGTTAAACAGTCGCCTGGGCCTATTCTCTGCGGCTCACCTTTAGAGTGAGCGTTCTTTTTCCCGAAGTTACAGAACCATTTTGCCTAGTTCCTTAACCGCGAATCACTCGAGCGCCTTAGTATACTCAACCCAACCACCTGTGTCGGTTTATGGTACGGGTAATCATGCAATATGCTTAGCGGATTTTCTTGGGAGCGCCGTTACTCTGTCCATATCACCTCGTGCAAGCACTCAGCGTACTGTCAGGTTCAGCTCTCAGGGCGGATTTGCCTACCCCGATCATCGCCTACACCCTTCAACCAGCTATTCCGTCAGCTGGCAGGACCGTCACATCTCCGTCTCCACATCGCTCACATAATTAGTACCGGAATATTAACCGGTTCGTCCATCGGGTGCGCCGTTCGGCTGTCCCCTTAGGCCCCGACTAACCCTGATCCGATTAGCGTTGATCAGGAAACCTTAGTCTTTCGGCGAGGAGGTTTCTCACCTCCTTTATCGTTACTTATACCTACATTTGCTTTTCTAGAAGCTCCAGCCTGAGTTGTCCTCAAACCTTCTACGCCGCTAGAATGCTCCCCTACCGATATTTTCATATCCCACAGCTTCGGTAAATAGCTTATGCCCGATTATTATCCACGCCAAAGCACTCGACTAGTGAGCTGTTACGCACTCTTTAAATGAATGGCTGCTTCCAAGCCAACATCCTAGCTGTCTTAGCACTCTGACTTCGTTTGGTCAACTTAGCTATTATTTCGGGACCTTAGCCGATGGTCTGGATTCTTCTCCTCTCGGACATGGACCTTAGCACCCATGCCCTCACTCCATGGATCTAACTTGTGTGCATTCGGAGTTTGTCTGGACTTGATAGCCGGTGAAAGCCTCGCATCCAATCAGTCGCTCTACCTCACACAAGAAACTCCACAGGCTGCACCTAAATGCATTTCGGGGAGTACGAGCTATCTCCAAGTTTGATTAGCCTTTCACCCCTACCCTCAGTTCATCCGAAAGCTTTTCAACGCTTACCGGTTCGGTCCTCCAGTTGGTTTTACCCAACCTTCAACCTGACCAAGGGTAGATCACTTGGTTTCGCGTCTACTCCCTCTGACTATCCGCCCTATTCAGACTCGCTTTCGCTTCGGCTCACGTGACTCCTCATCACTTAACCTTGCCAGAGAAAGTAACTCGTAGGTTCATTATGCAAAAGGCACGCAGTCACAGCCAATGGCTGCTCCTACCGCTTGTAGGCAGACGGGTTCAGGATCTATTGCACTCCTCTGTTCGAGGTTCTTTTCACCTTTCCCTCACGGTACTGGTTCACTATCGGTCTCTCGGGAGTATTTAGCCTTACGGGATGGGCCCCGCAGATTCACACAGGATTTCACGTGTCCCGCGCTACTCAGGATACTCCTAACTCCAACTAAAACTTTCGGATACACAGCTGTCATGTTCTATGGCAGGCCTTTCCAGACCTTTCTCCTAGTCTTGTCTTCATATGACGGAGTCCTACAACCCCGTGCTTGCCGAAACAAGCACGGTTTGGGCTTCTCCCCGTTCGCTCGCCACTACTAAGGGAATCACTTTTGTTTTCTTCTCCTATGGGTACTTAGATGTTTCAGTTCCCCACGTTCGCTCACTGCTCTGCAGTGTGACATGTCTTCTACATGCCGGGTTGCCCCATTCGGAAATCTACGGATCAATTCGTATGTGCCGATCCCCGTAGCTTATCGCAGCTTATCACGTCCTTCGTCGCCTCCGAGAGCCTAGGCATCCACCGTCTGCCCTTATCTGTTTTTGCGCCTAAGATGCTTCAAGTTACCCAT harbors:
- a CDS encoding acyltransferase, with the protein product MQSAPPSPEFSRLVSALRFPLILLVVSAHLLPTQLRRPQVEEHYIYSYLVELVSHVLARVAVPLFFFISGYFSFWAKDWRRREVFLPAWRKRLRSVLQPFLLWNALAFVLLSAYSAVTTALGGSPAAHHDPSWTQLPHYFTDQVLDYPLWFMRDLICLTLLSPLIYYLLGLSRGWILLPLALLFVLDREMSVAMLGSRALFFFPLGGWMAIEQLDPIKALRRLRYPLLGLALVLALAIPFCSYGAAYPYYRYVLNSFILTGCLSVLAWGQQLLALPPRLLERSAALSRYVMYIYAAHALLLLDLGRWLAYLWAPLRPSGALPLLGYLLTWGLTVGLCFLTFALFKRLAPRLLALLYGARL
- a CDS encoding cobyrinate a,c-diamide synthase, producing MIPQLLVAAASSGSGKTTFTLGLLRALRRRGLQVASFKCGPDYIDPKFHELASGQPSTNLDLYMMSPEHVRQVYARRTAGAEVAVLEGVMGLYDGYVRMQGSSYEVAATVGAPVVLLIDARSSAYSVGAILYGFKNFRPEAEVVGVVFNRVASENHYRFLREAAEDAGVRPLGYIPKTKLLEVPSRHLGLSLEELAELDDLPEHVADLLEQHVDLDGLLELCMRPCLPPPPARPAPEGSLRVVVARDEAFNFIYEENIHRLAELGSVSFFSPLADEPLPPCDLLYLPGGYPEFYLEELEAASTSRSTIAAHVAEGGRVLAECGGMMYLCRAIRDEEGRAWRMCGVLDMEATMEGMRLRLGYRELTVGTELWRGHEFHYSSIVEASEGLETLGGQRTARGEAAPTLLYRVGGVLAGYTHWYWAERDPLQLFDQFAH
- the ispE gene encoding 4-(cytidine 5'-diphospho)-2-C-methyl-D-erythritol kinase translates to MIVYPNAKLNLGLFVTGRRADGYHLLETAFLPIPLVDTLELELQPESGTDRLQLEGAVGADLGAVEDNLVLRAVRALRELVPIPAVILRLKKEIPSGAGMGGGSADASFTLTALRELTGCALTDAELERVALTLGADCPVFIANRPAVARGIGEVLSPLELPQLEGRWLTVVKPQLHISTAEAFRGLLPIAPKGYSIEEVLAAPLEEWRERLVNDFEPSLFPRHPELAALKAALYAAGADFALLTGSGAALYALSAQPLQLDLSPWPGCFHWQTRL